A stretch of DNA from Ruminococcus albus 7 = DSM 20455:
TAGAGCCGCGCATCCTGTCTCGTTCTTCTTTTGAAGTGGCACGAATATGCTTTGCCAACAAGTCATCAGTCAAAATGCATCCATATACGACACCATTTCTATCCAACACATAATCTGACAAAGCCGTAAAGATTCCTCCTGAACGTGATGCCATTCGGATCCGCTCATCTTTATGCTTTACAGCAAATACAAGTGGAACATTATATTTATCCAAGACGTTATTCACACCTCTTTTCTCTTTGAGCGTTTCAATGATTTTATCATTTCAAAACAAGTTGGGTTGATTATTAGATTCATGAGCGTTCCTATTGCCCCTATCACAAGAGTCAAAACAATGCCAGCAAGCAAAAATGTAGGAATATTTGCAATCTCAAAGTCTATAACCTTATCTAGGATAACAACTATGATAAATAATAGTATGTTAGATCCAATGATAGTAATAGACTTTCTATAAGATCTATGCATAACCTTCTTGTCACTGATATAAGTTGTATAGATGATTTTAAGAGGAAGCGCAATAACAGTTGCAAACAGAACACCCACAATTCCAAATTTAAGAACAAGAATGATAGACAGCGTAATGTTAGTTATTGCTTCAATAAGTGAAATACGACTCGTTGGTTTTGCATAGCCGGCTACACCTGTCAAGTTTCCTTGAATGTATCGACTCCATGAAAGAATCTGAACTAAACAAAACATGATAGGTAATTCCGAGTAAAGATAATTGACATCGGCAATACTACGCGTATACATAGTAATGAAAGGAATTGTTAGGACATACGCAACAGACATTAGTATGGTCATAGAACCGATAAATACAGACATAAACGCATCATGAACCTTTTCATATACAGATAGTCCTTCATGATACTTCACTCCTAAAGTGTAATTGATGCTGGAATATATAGCATTTAATAGCGTGTTTATACTCACAAAGACCATATTATAAACTGAATATACACTTGACAAAGTGGTGCTGACAAATACAGAAAGAACAATTAAGTCTGTTGATGAGAATATTGTCCATGCAATTTCTGTAATGATATAGGAATTCCTGTCATTCAGTTTTGCAGTTTTGGGTGCAGCCTTCTCATTGATCCAAGCGTAATTCTTCCTGAAATAATAGCGATAGAAAGCCACTTTTCCAATCGTTAAAAGTAAATAGCAAGCCTGTAAAATAACAATGCTAATGCCATTTAAAGCTAGTATAATTCTGATTATATAGGACAAAACCTTATAAACCAGATCAGTAATACCATTAATGTATTCCTTTCCATCCGTATTAAGCGTAACTTTAACCGTTTGAACATAATAAAATGAAAGAACAGAAGAAGCGCCTTCCAACAGAATGACAAGGAATATTGTCTTATAATCAACTTCTGTCTTTAATACAATCGGTGCTACAACAGCCAATGTACAAACTGCCAAGCCATAGATTAATGTCAGTTTTCTATAATAATTCATAGCTGCTGAAACAATAAACGATACACCATCATGGTCATTATCATGAATAGGCTTATATAATGCATTTCTCGCAGCTTGTCCAATTCCAGCTTCGAGTAGTGCCATATAGGTGAATATTTGCGTTAAAGTGGTGAGCAAGCCGTTTATGTCAGAGCCATAACTCGATATAAAGATTCTTGGTACGATTAATCCAAGAATCATGGTAATGAACTGCCCTACAAAACCTATAGTTGCATTCTTTAATAAATTTTTCTTATTCATCTTAGTTCAGTCATCAATTGCTTTTCAACTCTTGTAGAAGTAACTCTTTAGATGTCTCTACATAATTAATAAGCCTTTCGTAATTAACCTTATTGGGGTCGATATAAATCATTCCGTTTTCGCTATAATTGTAATTAATTTCGTTTAATAAATCACATATTCTGTCTTTTAAATCATTAGTTCCGTTAAAAATCACCGGCTTTTTATAGATTAAGCCAAAGGCAAAGGCATGAAATGAATTTGTAACAATGACTTTAGTTTCATAAATTAAGCTGAGAAATTCGCTCGGTCCAACATCATTTCTTATATCAATCAAATTACTAGTTGACCTATTTTGGCAGGTTGGATGAATACCAATAATTCTGAGATTCTTTTCGGAAGCAATTTTGATTGCTTGTTCATCCAACTCTTTATCAGAGCGCAATAAATAATATAATATAAAACATGGTTATCCCTTTAACACACCATTAAAAAGTGCTATATAACAATGAATCATCGTGTTGATGTTATCCTTCCCCCGCCGCAGGCGGGGGAAGGATAACCGCCGAGTATTTCTAGTTCTTATATTACACCAAATTAATTGGTGTGTAAACGGGATAATCAGAATATAAAATTATCCTCTTTTACATTCTCGTTCTGAAAATTTAACCATTCATCTAATGATAGCAAAAAAACAGGATCGATTACTAAATCCGAGTTTATATGTGATAGATTTAAAATATTTACGCCAAATCTCTCACGAACACTTACCCACGAAAACAAGGGGAGATATTTTTTTATATTCTCAGATATTTCATTAGATATTCTTTTATTGCCAAAACTAGCAGCATATGAAATACTCATTTTTTCTGAATCTACAAAAGAAAGAAAATATGGAGAAGAATCGTTAAGGAAGGCATCATTCCAAACCTGATCGCTACCTGTAATAAAGCAGTCAAAATCACTGTTTAATAATCCCAGCTTATCCTTGGTGACATTATCCGTAATAGTAAGATTGTTAATTACAAAATTATCAAACAGGGCATACTGTCTCTTTCGCTTAAAAAACAGCTTGGCTTTCCCCAGTATTTCTCCTTTACTTCGAGAATCAAATGGATTCAAGGAATACTCGTGATGCAACTCAGGAGGATAATAATTAATGATTTTTACATTATATGAATTGTTTGTTAAAAAATTAGACAGCGCTAACGCTTGTAATACAGCACCATAATTGTATGCAAAATGAAAAGTTATGATGCCAATCCTATTTATCAACATATGTTACTCCTCCATTATTTACTGAAAGTATCTCTCTATAGTAATCATAAATTGATGAAGCTGATTTCTCAATACTATACAAACTAATGGCAATTTCTATCGGATTTTTCATAAAATTCAAAACATCCATGTCGTTCATTTTTGATATTTCAGTCATATACTCTGCCATTTGAGAAATACTATCATATAGAAAGCCGCCTTTTGTTTTTTCTAAAATCTCCTTTGTTCCAGCGGTATTTCTCCCAATAACTGGGCAGCCTAACATATTCGCCTCTGCAGTCATCATTCCAAAACCCTCATTATACGACCCAACTATCAAGGCTTTGGCGGATAACATAAATGGTTTGATATCCTTTTGAAAACCTATAAACTGAACCCTGCTTATAATTCCATAGTCTTCACACTTTTGTTTAATCATATCAATATATCCATCGTCACCAAATCCCGCAATCTTAAGAATAAATTCACTGTTATTTTTACAAAATATAGCGAACGCATCTATAACGTCAGTTATGCCTTTTTCAGGCGATATTCTATTAGCAACTAGGAAATACTTCATCTTTTCTTTTGTTTCAATTTTACATTCATTCTTAAAGAATAGTGCATCATATATAACCTTTGATTTAATATTGTTTTCTAAGCCGAAATATTTTTGCATATCATATGTTATTATAACCGTATATGATTCTCGAAACATCTCTTTAACTTTTTTTTCGGAAGGATACAACCTCCTGTGAAAATCCAATGTTTGATATTCTCTTATATGCCATAGATGCGGAATACCAAGTCTTTTAGCTAACAAGTAGCCCTCCTGAATCACACCAGTATTAGTATGAATCAAATCCGGTTTTTGCGTTTTAATCACTCTTTTTATGTCTTTTTCACTTTTTATTCTTCTATAAGATAGTACAGTTTTTCTATATAATTCTCGTAATACAGAACCTTTTTTTTCAGTTAAACACAACGGATTCATATTACAACGTTGATATTTTACACCTAACTGATTCAATCTTTCAATAATTTCTACATTTCCAGAATTTTGATTATCATAAGGGATTATTACAAAGGGCTCAATATCTTTTTTTTTCAGTTCAGATAACAAGTTTAAAAAAGTTATTGTCGCTCCTCCCATCACTGTTGAATGCAATAAGAAAAGGATTTTCATATCTTCACCACCATATTTTTTTCTTCGGCAATAAAATACCGAAATAAGCGTCCGTTTTACGCTTCGATATACCTTCCATTCAGTACATCCATAAGGTATCTTCCATACTGGTTCTTCATAAGTTCCTTTGCATCTGCCATCAGTTCTTTTTTAGAGATCCATCCATTGAGGTATGCAATTTCTTCAAGGCAAGCGATCTTTCTGTGCTGATGATCTTCAATTGTCTTTACGAAATTCGTAGCCTCAACGAGAGACTCATGTGTACCTGTATCAAGCCATGTAAAGCCCTGTCCGAGAAGTTCAACATTGAGTTTACCGCTTTCAAGATAAATACGGTTGAGGTCGGTAATTTCCAGCTCACCTCTTGCAGAAGGCTTGAGGGACTTAGCATACTCTACTACCTTTTCGTCATAGAAGTAAAGACCTGTTACGCAGTAGTTTGACTTTGGATGCTCAGGCTTTTCCTCTATTGAAACAGCCTTGCCGTTTCCGTCAAATTCAACGATACCGAAACGTTCTGGATCGTCAACATAATACCCGAATACTGTTGCACCATTGCCATTTTCAGCGTTCTCAACTGCCTTTTTCAGACGCTTCACAAGTCCGTGACCTGAGAAAATATTATCACCGAGAACCATAGCACATGGCTCGCCCTTTGTGAATTCTTCACCGATCAGAAATGCCTGTGCAAGTCCGTCAGGTGATGGCTGCACCTTGTACTGTAAGTTTATTCCAAACTGATGTCCATCACCGAGAAGGTCCTCAAATCTGGGAGTATCCTGCGGTGTGGAAATTATGAGTATATCACGTATCCCTGCTTGCATAAGCACTGACAGCGGATAGTATATCATCGGCTTGTCATAAATGGGGAGAAGCTGCTTTGATGTTACCTTTGTTAGCGGATAGAGTCGTGTACCACTTCCACCTGCAAGAACGATTCCTTTCATTTTGACCTCCTCAGAGCGTTATGCCCTCTTTTTCACAGTATTCATTGAACGAAAGATTCTTTGTATCCTTTTCTGAAAGATTCAGGTCAGCATCTGTCATACCCTCAGGCATTTCCCATTCGATACCGATTGTCGGATCATTCCACATCAAACCACCTTCATCATTAGGATACCAGAAGTCCGTAACCTTGTAGCAGAATTCAGCCTCGTCACTGAGTACGATGAAGCCGTGAGCGAAATTCTTCGGGATAAGGAACTGCTTCTTGTTTTCTTCGGTCAGCTTAATGCCAAACCACTTGCCAAAAGTTTTGCTACCTTTTCTAAGGTCAACAGCAACATCAAATACCTCGCCCCTTATTACTCTGACAAGCTTATCCTGCGGATGGTTGAACTGATAGTGAAGTCCTCTCAGAACGCCCTTTGTGGAGCTTGACTGATTGTCCTGAACAAATGTGTAGTTCAGTCCCTCAGCTTCCATGTCCTTCTGATTGTATGTCTCCATGAAGTAACCACGATTGTCACCATGGACGGCAGGCTCAATAACACACAGCCCTTCG
This window harbors:
- a CDS encoding polysaccharide biosynthesis C-terminal domain-containing protein → MNKKNLLKNATIGFVGQFITMILGLIVPRIFISSYGSDINGLLTTLTQIFTYMALLEAGIGQAARNALYKPIHDNDHDGVSFIVSAAMNYYRKLTLIYGLAVCTLAVVAPIVLKTEVDYKTIFLVILLEGASSVLSFYYVQTVKVTLNTDGKEYINGITDLVYKVLSYIIRIILALNGISIVILQACYLLLTIGKVAFYRYYFRKNYAWINEKAAPKTAKLNDRNSYIITEIAWTIFSSTDLIVLSVFVSTTLSSVYSVYNMVFVSINTLLNAIYSSINYTLGVKYHEGLSVYEKVHDAFMSVFIGSMTILMSVAYVLTIPFITMYTRSIADVNYLYSELPIMFCLVQILSWSRYIQGNLTGVAGYAKPTSRISLIEAITNITLSIILVLKFGIVGVLFATVIALPLKIIYTTYISDKKVMHRSYRKSITIIGSNILLFIIVVILDKVIDFEIANIPTFLLAGIVLTLVIGAIGTLMNLIINPTCFEMIKSLKRSKRKEV
- a CDS encoding polysaccharide pyruvyl transferase family protein; this translates as MRSDKELDEQAIKIASEKNLRIIGIHPTCQNRSTSNLIDIRNDVGPSEFLSLIYETKVIVTNSFHAFAFGLIYKKPVIFNGTNDLKDRICDLLNEINYNYSENGMIYIDPNKVNYERLINYVETSKELLLQELKSN
- a CDS encoding polysaccharide pyruvyl transferase family protein; this encodes MLINRIGIITFHFAYNYGAVLQALALSNFLTNNSYNVKIINYYPPELHHEYSLNPFDSRSKGEILGKAKLFFKRKRQYALFDNFVINNLTITDNVTKDKLGLLNSDFDCFITGSDQVWNDAFLNDSSPYFLSFVDSEKMSISYAASFGNKRISNEISENIKKYLPLFSWVSVRERFGVNILNLSHINSDLVIDPVFLLSLDEWLNFQNENVKEDNFIF
- a CDS encoding glycosyltransferase, producing MKILFLLHSTVMGGATITFLNLLSELKKKDIEPFVIIPYDNQNSGNVEIIERLNQLGVKYQRCNMNPLCLTEKKGSVLRELYRKTVLSYRRIKSEKDIKRVIKTQKPDLIHTNTGVIQEGYLLAKRLGIPHLWHIREYQTLDFHRRLYPSEKKVKEMFRESYTVIITYDMQKYFGLENNIKSKVIYDALFFKNECKIETKEKMKYFLVANRISPEKGITDVIDAFAIFCKNNSEFILKIAGFGDDGYIDMIKQKCEDYGIISRVQFIGFQKDIKPFMLSAKALIVGSYNEGFGMMTAEANMLGCPVIGRNTAGTKEILEKTKGGFLYDSISQMAEYMTEISKMNDMDVLNFMKNPIEIAISLYSIEKSASSIYDYYREILSVNNGGVTYVDK
- the rfbA gene encoding glucose-1-phosphate thymidylyltransferase RfbA, whose product is MKGIVLAGGSGTRLYPLTKVTSKQLLPIYDKPMIYYPLSVLMQAGIRDILIISTPQDTPRFEDLLGDGHQFGINLQYKVQPSPDGLAQAFLIGEEFTKGEPCAMVLGDNIFSGHGLVKRLKKAVENAENGNGATVFGYYVDDPERFGIVEFDGNGKAVSIEEKPEHPKSNYCVTGLYFYDEKVVEYAKSLKPSARGELEITDLNRIYLESGKLNVELLGQGFTWLDTGTHESLVEATNFVKTIEDHQHRKIACLEEIAYLNGWISKKELMADAKELMKNQYGRYLMDVLNGRYIEA
- the rfbC gene encoding dTDP-4-dehydrorhamnose 3,5-epimerase → MGQIKVQKNVGGIEGLCVIEPAVHGDNRGYFMETYNQKDMEAEGLNYTFVQDNQSSSTKGVLRGLHYQFNHPQDKLVRVIRGEVFDVAVDLRKGSKTFGKWFGIKLTEENKKQFLIPKNFAHGFIVLSDEAEFCYKVTDFWYPNDEGGLMWNDPTIGIEWEMPEGMTDADLNLSEKDTKNLSFNEYCEKEGITL